Genomic window (Lewinellaceae bacterium):
TATAGAATCCCGGGTGCCTGATAAAGCGCTGGTTTTGGTGCCCAGCATGTTGCCGAATTCATCGCTGAGCGTGACCGTAGCGGATGCAAGGGGGGAATTGACCCCGTCAGCAAGGAGAACCTTTATGTCAAAATCGCCGACGACGACCTTGCTTTTGTCAGCCGGAGTGATACTGAGAATGCCGGGCGGCAGGTCGGTGAGCGCATCCCCATCCAGCTTGTCTTTAGAGCAGGAGAGTGCAATCAGCACAATGCCCAGCAATAGTGATAAAAGCTTTATGATTTTCATTTCTTATTCTTTTCAAAGATTAAAAATTCACAATAATGAAACAGCAATGAGCGGAACAGCCGCTCATTGCCGGAATCCTTTAATAGTTCGGATTCTGCTTCAGTTTCGGGTTGGCAATGATCTCAGCCGAGGGAATGGGGTAAATGTTCCGCCATTCGGGGGTTGGCACGCCTTCGTCTGCTCTGCCTTTCAGTTGCCACAGGCCGTCCACCGTAAATTTGCCGAAGCGAATCCGGTCCGTGCGGCGGTGGCATTCGTAGGCCAGTTCCCGTCCGCGTTCGTCCAGGAGGAAGTCCAGGGTCAGTTCAGCAGCAGTGATATTGCCAGTTTGATCGCCGTAGGCTCTTTCCCGGACAAGGTTGACGTAATCGACCGCAGTGCCCATGTCGCCTCCTCCGCCTCTGACCACGCATTCTGCGTACATGAGGTAAATGTCCGCCAGGCGGAACATCGGGAAGTCCGTATCCGGGAAACCGAGGTTGCTGCCCGGGTCGCCGTCGGAAGTGATGTTCGTGAACTTGGGCATGGGGTAGCCGTTGGTGAAGTCTCCTACATTGTCGACCGTAACGTCAATATTTTGGCCCTGAGTGAAAAAGATGGCCCGCGAGTCGATATCGCCGGTTACATCCGGGAACAATTCCACAAATTGGCGGGACACCCGAATTCCGCCCCAACCGTTGTCGATCCCGTAATCATCGTTTTGCATATCGCCTCCGACGGGTGCGTGAGTCAGGAAGGTTGTTCCACCGTACCCCTGCGTCCGGGTGCCGTCAAAAGCAACCGGGAAAATGAATTCGGGAGAGGTGTGGTTGTCGGCATTGAAGTTGTTTTGGAATACCGGGTTCAGCGAATATACGCCGGAATCGATGATCTTGCTGCAATAGTTGAGGCAATCCGAATAGCGGTTTTGGCCTACATAAACTTCTGCATTGAGGTACAACTTAGCCAGCAGGGTCCAGGCGGCAGCCCGGTCTGCCCGGGCATACTCATTCTCTCCCGGGCCCGGAAGGGCATTTTCAATGGCCAGCAGTTCAGATTCGATAAAGTTGAACACCTCTTGCGGCGTACCCTGAGCCGGGGCTTCAGCTCCCAAAGCATCCTCCTCGGTAAAGAAAGGGATGTTGCGGAAGAGGTCCAGAGCGTGCCAGTAGGCAAGTGCGCGAACGAAGCGCGCCTCGGTGCGGTAGGCGGCAACCTCTGTTTTCACCTCGTCATTAAAACCCCGGCTGTCGAGTTTGCCCTCAGTCGATTCCCGCAGGAATTCGTTGGCGATGGTTACCTGGTAGAACAACCGGTAATAAAGGCCGGTAATGAAGGGGTCGTCGGAATTCCAGGTATGGAAGGCAAAATCCTTGATCGTCTGGTCATTCCAGCCAACTTGAGCAGTTTCAGTCGGAAGCTCCTCTGCGTAGAACAGCATGCGGGTATAGGAAGATACCCCTTCGTCAATACCTTGTATGTCGGCGCTGCCGGCCGGGCCTTGTTGCCCGGTAGTGGCCAGCCCTGCATAAATCTTTGCCAGGAATTGGCGATAGGAGCCTGGATCCTGGAACACGACGTCCGGAACGGCCTCGCTCTGCGGGCTGAGTTCCAGGTCGGTGCAGGCGGAAAGCACTGTGCCGATGAGCATCAATACTATTTTCGAATATTTTTTCATGGTTGTTATCAATTTTAGTTTACTAATTATTCCAATTAAAATTCAAGGTTCCCGCCAAAGATAAAGGTGCGCGCTCTCGGGAAAATATCCCGGTCGATGCCCAGTTCGGGAAGGCCCGAGCCGGCGCGGTTGCCGATTTCGGGGTCCAGTCCGGTGTAATCAGTCAGGACGAAGAGGTTCTGGGCGGTGGCGTACAGGCGCAGGGAAATGCCCTTGCCGGCAATTGGGAAATTGTATCCCAGGGTGATGTTGTCCATCCGCAGGAAGGAAGCGTCTTCCACATAATAGTCAGACAGATACTGAGGGGCTTCGAAATCGACCAGCAAGCCCCTAACCAGCAGGTTGCTCGGCGGGGAGGATTGGTTGGTCACATTCTGGCGGGCGCTGTTCCCGGACAGCACGTTGTTGTAAACAAAGTTGCCTGTGCTGGCGCGCAGGGTAAAGTTCAGGTCGAAATTCTTGTAATTCATCCTGGAAGTCAAGCCATAAGTCAGGTTGGGCAGCGCCGATTCGTAAACGATGCGGTCGCTTTCGTTGATGGTGCCGTCGCCATTCTGGTCGATGTAAATGTCCAGCAGGTTGGCGGCGCCGTCTTCATTGTAGTCAATTTTGTCGGACCGGGGCAGCCCGTTGGCGTCCAGGATGTGCTCGTAGACGAAGAAAGAATTGACGGATTCTCCCTTGCGAAGCACCTGAATGGTCGTGCCCGTGCCGCCGGAGATGCCGCCGTACTGGATGCCGAGGAAGGTTTCGTCTTCATCGCCAATGGTCTTGGTGATCTCATTCCGGTTGTACGCCACGTTGAAGCCCAGGTTCCACTGGAAGCTCCGGGAGTCGACCACATAGCCGTTGAGTGCCAGTTCGATGCCTTTGTTTTCCAACGAGCCGATATTGGTCAGTACCCGGTTGGCCAGGTTGGTGCCGGCCGGAACATTGACGGTGAACAGCAAGTCGTCTGTCTTCTTTTGGTATACATCGATAGAACCCCCGAAGCGGCCGCTCAGAAAGTCAAAATCAATACCGGCGTTCAGGGTTTGGGTCTCTTCCCACTTCAGGTTGGGGTCGAACGCAGTAGGACGCAGGGTGGTTACAAAACCGTTGCCAAATTGATATTGAGCCAGGGCGTCTCCCGGAAGGTAACGGGCCAGGTAATTGTAATCGCCGATTTCCTGGTTGCCGGTGATGCCCCAGCCCAGCCGCAATTTGAGGCTGCTCAACACATCCAACGCTCCTTCCATGAAAGGCTCTTCAGAGATTTTCCATCCAAGAGCGGCGGAAGGGAAGACACCCCAGCGGTTGTTGGGGCCGAAACGGGAAGACCCATCCCGGCGCACCGTTGCCGTGAAGAGGTATTTGTTGGATACGTCGAAGTTGACGCGCCCAAAGAAAGAGATGAGCCGGTTTTCAATGACCGAATTCCTTACTGACAATTCTGCGGCCCCGGATGGGTTATTGGCGCCGAAAAAGTCATTCGGCAAGCCACTGGCCACATAAGACGGGAAAGAATTATTAAAGTCCTGGTAAGAGTAGCCCGCCAGGAAGTTCAACCTGCTGTCGATGGACTCCAGGGGCTTGTCGTAGGTCAGGTAAGTTTCCAGCAGAGAACTTATCCGGGTATAGTTTTCCGCCCGTACTTCACCCGGATTGGCGCTGTTGAGTTGGTAACGGATGGTGGAAGGCAGAAAGCGGCTGCGCTCGCCTTTGTTGATGTCAAAACCTACGTTCACTTTGGCGCTCAGCCCCTTGACAAAGGGCAGTTCGTAGTTTATTTCCATGTTGCCCAGGCCGCGTACCCCTTCGTTTTGGTCGAGGGTCTGTTCCAGCTCCGATACGGGGTTGGTTCCTGCGTTCAGTACAGATATAGGATACTCGTAGTAGCCGGCAAAAATGCTGCCGGGGTCGAGTATCGGCAGGGTAGGGTTGTAAGCCACTCCGGCGCCGATGACGCCATTGGGGCTGATGCGGTCTTTGGTGAAGGCGCCTTTGAGGTTAAAGTTTACCTTGAGGCTGTTGTCCAGCATGTTGTGGTTGTAATTCAGAGAGAAGTTGGTCCGCTCCGTATTCGACGTGCGGAGGATGCCATCCTGGTTCAGGTAACCAATGGAGGCCCGGTAACCAAAACTTTCCCCGCCGCCCATCAGGCTCAGGTTGTGGTTTTGGCCGAAGGCGGATTGCAGCACCTCGTTCTGCCAGTCGGTATCCGCATTCTGGAGCAGTTTTAGGTTCTCCGGTTGGGCGGACGTGACCAGCGACCGGAATTGGTCGGCATTCAGCACCTCCACTGTATTGACGGCGTCGGCAACAGAAACCCAGGCATTGTAGCTGATCCGCGGGCGGTCTCCAGCCTTGCCTCTTTTGGTCGTGATCATGATCACTCCGTTGGCCCCGCGTGAACCGTAGATAGCGGTGGCGGAAGCATCTTTGAGCACGGTGAAGGTCTCGATGTCTTCCGGGTTCAAAAAGTTGAGCGGGTTGCGGCCTGCCTGGAAACCGCCGGGGTTGATGCCCGCGTTGTCAATGGGAACTCCATCGATAACGTAGAGCGGTTCGTTGTTGGCATTTACCGAAGTCCCGCCCCGGATGCGGATAGAAGATTGCCCGCCCGGTTCGCCGCTGTTGGCCGTAATTTGCACGCCGGCTATCTTGCCTGTAATCAGCTGATCCGGGGAAATAATGGCGCCCCGGTTGAAGCTTTCGTCGCTAACAGCATTGACGGCGCCGGTGGCGTCGTCCTTTTTTATCGAGCCATAGCCGATAACGACTACTTCTTCCAGTACTTCGACATCCTCCCCTAATTGGAAGTTGAGTGTAACCTCCTGCCCGTCCAAAACCATTACGGTTTGGGACTGGTCCGCGTATCCGGTATAGGAAGCCATTAATTGCTGTTCTCCGGCCGGAACGTTTTCGAGGACGTAGTTGCCGTCGAAATCGGTTGCCGTGCCACGGCTGGTGCCTACCAGGAGAACGGTGGCGCCGATCAGGGGCTCCCCATTGTCATCTTTCGCCGATCCTTTGACCGTGCCTTGTGCCCAAGCCTGTCCGGCCAGCACTAGCATCGCCATAAGAACTACGATAAAGCGTAGGAAATTTTTCATAAGAGCTACAGTTTAGATTTAGTTTTGTTTGTTATGGCAAGAAAATACCATTTAAGCCTTAGTGTGTCCGACACACTAAAAAACAGCTTGAAAAAACAGGCGTAAGATGTTGGTCTTGTGAAAAATACAGGTACTGAGTAATAGTGGGCAGTGGTGCTTTGTACAAAAGCGCCCTAAATATAGGGCAAATATATTTTTTTGAAACTCATTTTCCTTACTTAAAATAAAAATAATTTCGAAGCTGTAAACTCTTTGGCAAATATTTTTGCCAACAGATACGTCCTCCGCTTATTTTTAATTTTGCCCTGGTAAAGAAAGCAATTTTCAGAGAACTTCAAAATGACCTTTGTCAGTGGTTTGCAAGTTGCGGAATAAAGCTTCCTGCCGCTTCAGCGCCATTCGGGAAGCTTTATTCCGCAATAACTCTACTGTTTGATGATCCGAAGGCTGCCCATTCCATCCTCGAACAACAACTGGACCAGGTAAGCGCCGACGGGCAGGGCTTCTGTATCTATGGTTGGCTGCCCCGGCTTCCATTGGCGCCAGTCGGTAAGATCTTGCCCGCTAACGGCGAGTATGCGATAGGCCTGAGGCTCGGTGTTGGCTTCCAGGAAGAGGTAAGCGCCGGCGGGGTTGGGGTACAAGCGGATGCCCTTTTTTGTCAGGAAATTTACATTGCTGCTCACATCCAGCAGAATGGTTTCCGACCGGGCGGAGCAGCCGTTGCCGTCTGTCGTTGCTACCGCGTACAGGCCGCTTTCCTGGGCGGTGAAGCTTTGCCCAGTTGCCCCGGGGATCACATCGCCATCCTGATACCACTGGTAGGTTGCTGCCGGAGAACTGGTAAGGATATTGCCCTCAACCCTTAGCGCCGGAACGACAGGCTCGTGGAAAAAAAACTCCAAAGGCGGCTCAATAGCCATCGAGCAATATTCGGTAAAGGCCTCGATATAATAGGTTCCGGAGGCAGTTATGGCATAAACATTGTTGAAAGTATCGGCTGCCGTGCTGCCTGCTTCCATTATCGTATAAAACAGGTTGCCAGAGCCCTCCGCATCGATAATGGCTTCGTCCGTGCCGGCACAGTAAGTATCGGGAAGGATAAGGTTGAGCAGAGGAGAGGGCATTTGCCCCAGGATGACTTCCAGTTCTCCGGACAAGTTGCTGCAGCCATTGCCGGATACCTCTACCTGATAAATGCCGCCGTCCTGGATGTCGAGGGTTGGGCCGTCGGCGCCATCAATCGGGGCTCCGTTGAGGAACCAACGGTAGGCATCTCCCTGGGAGGGAGTGGAAATGGCAGGCGGCGCTTCTCCGCAGTAAATAAAAGGAGACTCTGGAAGTTCGGCCTCCGGAACAGGGGAGAAGGCTAGATCAAGGGTTTCCGAGGTTTTGGCACACCGCCCGTCGCCAACAACCAACTGGTAGGCGCCGGGCAGGGTGGCCAACAATTCCGGCCCATAAGCCATAAGCTCGCCATCAAGCAACCATTCGTAAGTGTCGAGGCCGGCCTGGCTGGCTGCCAATGCTACAGTGTCTCCTTCACAGTTGTAAAGAGAACCCGCCAGCACCTCAATTCGGGCTTCAAGAGGAGGGGCGGTTTCAAAACGAATACTGTCTGCCGAAAGGACAAAAAGGCCATGGCTGATATCGGAGGCGATGATATTGCCCGACGGGAGGAAGGGGTAAACGCCCCAGCAGCCCTCGTAACCAGAGTAATTTTGGTTCTCGGGGTAGGTATCGTAATAAGCAATTCTTTCGACTTCCTCCGGGTTGGAAAAGTCAAATACCTGGACGCCATCGTGGTAATAAGAGGCGATGATGTATTGATCCCTGATGAAAGGGTTATGGGCGATGCTGTTGGTGGCGGCGGGCGCAAGCAACTCCGAGCGGAAGAGGTCCAGAATTTGTATGTTTTCAAGGCTGGAAACGTCGGCAAGCTTGAGGCTGGTGCCGTGGGTCTCGTCGGCAAATACCAGTTGAGTGCCGTCTTCGTTGAGCCAACTGGAGTGATTGTACCCCTGCTCGGGATAGGAAGTCAGGTTGCCCAACGCTTGTATGGAATCGAGGTTGGAGAAGTCATAAACCCAAAGCCCGTTTCCGCCGTGGGAACAATAGGCGATGTGGTTGCGTACATAAATATCGTGGAAATACCCTCCGGGCAGGGGCCATGCGCCCAGAAAGGCCGGTTCGGCCGGGTTTTCGGAAAGGCTGTAGGCGGCAACTCCATTGAAGATTGCATTCGAACCGGCGAGGTACAGGCGGCCGTTGGGTTCGTCGATGAACAGGTTGTGGGAACGGGTAAAATGGATGTTGTCCTGAAAAACCAGGGATGCCGAGTCCGGCAGTTGGCTCAGGTATCCGCTCAAAACGTAGTGGCGGCGGATACTCAAGTTATTGAAAAAAATCGTATACTAGTGTCCACAAAAGATGCTTGACCCAATTCGCCATATCGACCCATGGTCCATCAAGGATATGGAATCCTTGCGAGACATCGTGAAGTTGTTGCTCAACATCGTGGAACAACAATCGGATCAGCTCGAACAGCTCCGCCAGGAGAACCAGGAATTGAAAGATGAAATTAACCGGTTAAAGGGCGAACAGGGCCGTCCTAAGTTCCCTAAGGCTAAAGAGGGGGCAGCTAGAGACATTTCTTCCGAAAAAAAGCGGCGCAAGAAGAACCGCAAAAAAGGAAAAAAGAAACCTAATATTGATATTGACCGGACTGAATTTGTCCGGGTGGACAAATCGGTTTTGCCAGCAGATGCGCAATTCAAAGGCTATGACGAGGTAATCCAGCAAGAGCTGCGTTTAATCCGTTCGAACACGCTATATAAAGTGGAGCGCTATTACTCGCCTAGCGAAGGCAAGCTATACCGAGGGCAGCTGCCGGAGGAATATATGGGAGAATTTGGGCCGGGGCTTCAAAGCCTGATGCAAATGCTGCACCACTCCTGCGACGTGACTCACGGGCGGCTGAATGCCCTTCTCAAGAGCCAAGGGATTCTCATGTCCACTGGCACGATATCTAATATATTGCTAAGCGGCAAAGGCTGGGCCTGCGAAGAACAACGGGAGATTTTGCGGGCAGGGCTAGAGGCTAGCCCTTATGCCCAGGCGGACAGCACTAAGAGCAAGGAAAAAGGAAAAGGGAAAACCACTCAAATCGTCGGCGCAGAATTTTTCACGGTGTTTTATACCATGGATTCGAAAAGCCGCCTGGACGTGCTGCGCGCCCTTTTGGGCAAGCCCTCCGAAGGCTTGTCACTATGCTTAAATGCCACAAGCCGGCAATTATTGCGCCATTTCGGAGTAGCTAAAAAGGACAGGCAATTCCTCGAAAAGCGCCTTGGCGACGGGGCTCAATGGACAATTCCAGCCTTTGCAGCCTGGCTCCAAAAACATGCCCCCAAAATCCGGGCCAAGAAGAATATGTACCCGCGCATTTTGGAGAGCCTTGCCTTGGGGTATTACCATGAGCAAACGGATTTCCCGATAGTGGAATCCCTGCTCAGCGACGATGCGCCGGAGTATACAAAAATCGCCCTGTGGCTCCATGCTTTGTGCTGGATACACGACGCTCGGCACTACAACAAACTGAATCCCAAAATAGAGCTTCACCGCTCCATCAAAGAAGGTTTCCAAGAGAAATACTGGAAATTCTATTATCAACTCCTGGATTTCAAAGAATTTTCGGCAGCTCAACAAGAGGTGCAAAAATTAATATTAAAACAGCAATTCGAAAGCCTTTTTAAGCCTTCT
Coding sequences:
- a CDS encoding RagB/SusD family nutrient uptake outer membrane protein codes for the protein MKKYSKIVLMLIGTVLSACTDLELSPQSEAVPDVVFQDPGSYRQFLAKIYAGLATTGQQGPAGSADIQGIDEGVSSYTRMLFYAEELPTETAQVGWNDQTIKDFAFHTWNSDDPFITGLYYRLFYQVTIANEFLRESTEGKLDSRGFNDEVKTEVAAYRTEARFVRALAYWHALDLFRNIPFFTEEDALGAEAPAQGTPQEVFNFIESELLAIENALPGPGENEYARADRAAAWTLLAKLYLNAEVYVGQNRYSDCLNYCSKIIDSGVYSLNPVFQNNFNADNHTSPEFIFPVAFDGTRTQGYGGTTFLTHAPVGGDMQNDDYGIDNGWGGIRVSRQFVELFPDVTGDIDSRAIFFTQGQNIDVTVDNVGDFTNGYPMPKFTNITSDGDPGSNLGFPDTDFPMFRLADIYLMYAECVVRGGGGDMGTAVDYVNLVRERAYGDQTGNITAAELTLDFLLDERGRELAYECHRRTDRIRFGKFTVDGLWQLKGRADEGVPTPEWRNIYPIPSAEIIANPKLKQNPNY
- a CDS encoding TonB-dependent receptor, with translation MKNFLRFIVVLMAMLVLAGQAWAQGTVKGSAKDDNGEPLIGATVLLVGTSRGTATDFDGNYVLENVPAGEQQLMASYTGYADQSQTVMVLDGQEVTLNFQLGEDVEVLEEVVVIGYGSIKKDDATGAVNAVSDESFNRGAIISPDQLITGKIAGVQITANSGEPGGQSSIRIRGGTSVNANNEPLYVIDGVPIDNAGINPGGFQAGRNPLNFLNPEDIETFTVLKDASATAIYGSRGANGVIMITTKRGKAGDRPRISYNAWVSVADAVNTVEVLNADQFRSLVTSAQPENLKLLQNADTDWQNEVLQSAFGQNHNLSLMGGGESFGYRASIGYLNQDGILRTSNTERTNFSLNYNHNMLDNSLKVNFNLKGAFTKDRISPNGVIGAGVAYNPTLPILDPGSIFAGYYEYPISVLNAGTNPVSELEQTLDQNEGVRGLGNMEINYELPFVKGLSAKVNVGFDINKGERSRFLPSTIRYQLNSANPGEVRAENYTRISSLLETYLTYDKPLESIDSRLNFLAGYSYQDFNNSFPSYVASGLPNDFFGANNPSGAAELSVRNSVIENRLISFFGRVNFDVSNKYLFTATVRRDGSSRFGPNNRWGVFPSAALGWKISEEPFMEGALDVLSSLKLRLGWGITGNQEIGDYNYLARYLPGDALAQYQFGNGFVTTLRPTAFDPNLKWEETQTLNAGIDFDFLSGRFGGSIDVYQKKTDDLLFTVNVPAGTNLANRVLTNIGSLENKGIELALNGYVVDSRSFQWNLGFNVAYNRNEITKTIGDEDETFLGIQYGGISGGTGTTIQVLRKGESVNSFFVYEHILDANGLPRSDKIDYNEDGAANLLDIYIDQNGDGTINESDRIVYESALPNLTYGLTSRMNYKNFDLNFTLRASTGNFVYNNVLSGNSARQNVTNQSSPPSNLLVRGLLVDFEAPQYLSDYYVEDASFLRMDNITLGYNFPIAGKGISLRLYATAQNLFVLTDYTGLDPEIGNRAGSGLPELGIDRDIFPRARTFIFGGNLEF
- a CDS encoding choice-of-anchor B family protein; translation: MSIRRHYVLSGYLSQLPDSASLVFQDNIHFTRSHNLFIDEPNGRLYLAGSNAIFNGVAAYSLSENPAEPAFLGAWPLPGGYFHDIYVRNHIAYCSHGGNGLWVYDFSNLDSIQALGNLTSYPEQGYNHSSWLNEDGTQLVFADETHGTSLKLADVSSLENIQILDLFRSELLAPAATNSIAHNPFIRDQYIIASYYHDGVQVFDFSNPEEVERIAYYDTYPENQNYSGYEGCWGVYPFLPSGNIIASDISHGLFVLSADSIRFETAPPLEARIEVLAGSLYNCEGDTVALAASQAGLDTYEWLLDGELMAYGPELLATLPGAYQLVVGDGRCAKTSETLDLAFSPVPEAELPESPFIYCGEAPPAISTPSQGDAYRWFLNGAPIDGADGPTLDIQDGGIYQVEVSGNGCSNLSGELEVILGQMPSPLLNLILPDTYCAGTDEAIIDAEGSGNLFYTIMEAGSTAADTFNNVYAITASGTYYIEAFTEYCSMAIEPPLEFFFHEPVVPALRVEGNILTSSPAATYQWYQDGDVIPGATGQSFTAQESGLYAVATTDGNGCSARSETILLDVSSNVNFLTKKGIRLYPNPAGAYLFLEANTEPQAYRILAVSGQDLTDWRQWKPGQPTIDTEALPVGAYLVQLLFEDGMGSLRIIKQ
- a CDS encoding transposase produces the protein MLDPIRHIDPWSIKDMESLRDIVKLLLNIVEQQSDQLEQLRQENQELKDEINRLKGEQGRPKFPKAKEGAARDISSEKKRRKKNRKKGKKKPNIDIDRTEFVRVDKSVLPADAQFKGYDEVIQQELRLIRSNTLYKVERYYSPSEGKLYRGQLPEEYMGEFGPGLQSLMQMLHHSCDVTHGRLNALLKSQGILMSTGTISNILLSGKGWACEEQREILRAGLEASPYAQADSTKSKEKGKGKTTQIVGAEFFTVFYTMDSKSRLDVLRALLGKPSEGLSLCLNATSRQLLRHFGVAKKDRQFLEKRLGDGAQWTIPAFAAWLQKHAPKIRAKKNMYPRILESLALGYYHEQTDFPIVESLLSDDAPEYTKIALWLHALCWIHDARHYNKLNPKIELHRSIKEGFQEKYWKFYYQLLDFKEFSAAQQEVQKLILKQQFESLFKPSTDYFQLNECIRRTLGNKEKLLAVLDNPALPLHNNGMELGARRAVRKRDISLHSWSETGTRARDAFMSIVETAAKLGVNPMEYIADRITQKYEMPPLASLVRMAYC